The following are encoded together in the Eriocheir sinensis breed Jianghai 21 unplaced genomic scaffold, ASM2467909v1 Scaffold800, whole genome shotgun sequence genome:
- the LOC126994481 gene encoding transcription factor BTF3 homolog 4-like, giving the protein MNKQQLARLQEQVRIGGKGSARRKKKVVHRSAATDDKKLQSSLKRLAANTIPGIEEVNMIKEDGSVIHFNSPKVQASPSANTFAVSGRAEDKQMAEMLPGIINQLGVDGLHHLKRLAASLTAGGASAGGVDDGDDVPTLVENFEAASMSDTGQL; this is encoded by the exons ATGAACAAACAACAGCTGGCACGGCTTCAGGAGCAAGTTCGCATTGGCGGCAAGGGCAGCGCGCGCCGGAAGAAGAAGGTTGTTCACCGCTCCGCTGCTACCGATGACAAGAAGCTGCAGAGCTCCCTTAAGAGGCTGGCGGCCAACACTATCCCTGGCATAGAGGAG GTCAACATGATTAAGGAGGATGGCTCGGTGATCCACTTCAACAGCCCCAAGGTTCAGGCGTCCCCCAGCGCCAACACCTTCGCTGTGTCGGGCCGGGCCGAGGACAAACAGATGGCTGAGATGCTGCCGGGGATCATCAACCAGCTTGGCGTCGACGGTCTACACCATCTGAAACGCCTGGCAGCCTCCCTCACAGCTG GCGGTGCTTCAGCTGGAGGAGtagatgatggcgatgatgttCCCACTCTGGTTGAGAACTTTGAGGCTGCCAGCATGTCAGACACGGGCCAGCTCTga